The Nicotiana tabacum cultivar K326 chromosome 5, ASM71507v2, whole genome shotgun sequence sequence TGATTCATCGCCATTTCTGATCGTCCTGTTATTATACTGCTCGAATCAGCCTTACGTTTCCTTGACCGATTGATATTGTTTATCGCCGTTTCAGTAACGATTTCTTGCTTTCTCTTATCTGGCTCTTGTTGTGGTGATCCATCTCTTTCCTTCTGATGATCTCGCAATGTAACTGTTGAGACATAAaataattaagttattaaaagCTTGTTTTTTTTAACAACATATACGCTTTAAATGAGAATGAGTGTCTTGGAGCAACGTTAAAGTTGTCTCCGTataacctataggtcacgggttcgagccatggAAGCAGTCACTATTGTTTGCATTAAGgtagactgtctacatcacactTCTAGAAATGCGCGCGGTCCTTCTCTGAACTCTATGTGAAGACAAGATGCTTTGTGCACGGACCGCCTGTGTCTGTGTTTAATAAGCTTTTAACTAGATAGATCATACATTCAATCATTTGGCCTTGAACCTAAATCCCAACGACATcggaaaataaaaattatttccaCATGTTTGGCTCATACGTAAGAATTAGGCCCACATGTGAAGGGGTGTACTAATTAAGATATactaatataattaagtaaataatggTATGCTCTCCCTGATTGCAGTTTAACTTTTTGATCATATAATTCAAACACAACAAAATCAAAGCTCAAAATACCTTGATTGATGGGTAGATGAGAAGTTATATTGTTATTGTTAGATCCAAATAGAGACCTGATAAGTTGAACAAATTCCCAATTTTCTTGAATAACATCGGAGGAACCCAATTCAACAACACCACAAGGAGTAGCAATACAAACTAGTGTACGAATTCCATGCGAATCAGCTTCTTTAGCTCTCTCACAATTGTATAGCTGCAGCTCGTAATGACTAGCCAGCCACACGTGTGTGGCCGAGGAATAAGCTCGTACGACGAGTTCATCCTCGGCCACGAAACACTGAGGCATAGATACCATATAGAACCACTCAGAATCTGTAACGTTGGTTTCGAAACCAAACTTCTTTTGAAGTTGATGGCCAGTTTTCGCGGAACTTATGTCTTTAGTTCCGCGAAAATGGGCATCGCCCCAAGATAAGATAAAGCGGTTATTAACATCTTTTGTCGCTTGCCAGAAGATGGAATAAACCCACCATTCTTGACGACTATGAACGATGTACTGAAGGATTTTTTGAAGTGCGTTAGGCTGTGAAGTTGATGAAGTAGTAGAGATTAAGTTTTCCATTTTCAGCTACTACTACTAATTTTTTATGTTTCCTAAGAGGGATGAAGAGAGAGGGAGAATCTTAATATCAAACCTTAATACTTTGTTTGCAGAGAGTTTTGGCTTTAATATATGCCTTTTTCATCACTACTAGTACGTGCGCAACAACGACTTGGCACCATTTTCACGTGGTCTTTAAGtagattattttattttaatttattttcttctgAATTTAGACGTTTGTTATATTTCCTCaattttatttgttgttatgGCGGTGTACGACTGCAGAGGCAGATCCAAGATTTTGGCAGGATGGATACACTACTAAGAAGAGATGGATCTAGAATATAAATTTTACGGGTTCAACACTTAATTCTGACGATTGCGTGCCCGTTGCACTTTTCGAATTAGAAGTTCAAAATTATTATTCTTAATAAATAGTAATTTTATTACATCTATATCTATTTTCCATGTTGTAAATATTGAGATTAGTTGAACTCATTGACTATAAGTCTTATCATACACCGCTACtagttttaatatatatattttgtttaatcatataagaTTTTACAGATTTAATaatgtgtgaaaattttgaaagaataaaccaaacaacaaaagaaataaaaaggaaaagtaCTTAATTAATTCGCAAAAAATAACACCATATACGCCCATCTCCCATCTCCCATCTCCCATGGGCGTATACTtctagaaaaaaaaggaaaaaataacaaGATTGACATTAAATTTAAACTCACAACCTCACCTAGAGAGGTACACCCAATAACCATCACATCATA is a genomic window containing:
- the LOC107806370 gene encoding transcription factor bHLH14-like; this translates as MENLISTTSSTSQPNALQKILQYIVHSRQEWWVYSIFWQATKDVNNRFILSWGDAHFRGTKDISSAKTGHQLQKKFGFETNVTDSEWFYMVSMPQCFVAEDELVVRAYSSATHVWLASHYELQLYNCERAKEADSHGIRTLVCIATPCGVVELGSSDVIQENWEFVQLIRSLFGSNNNNITSHLPINQVTLRDHQKERDGSPQQEPDKRKQEIVTETAINNINRSRKRKADSSSIITGRSEMAMNHVEAERIRREKLNHRFYALRSVVPYVSKMDKASLLADAVTYIKELKAKVEDLESKIQSQKPKNNLMEQHDSHSASSAVFDPANNKSFSSSNGGRNGMEIEVKIIGTEAMIRVQSLDVNYPCARLMNVFREMEFQIYHASVSSFKDLMLQDIVIRVPDEYSNKEALKSAIMTRLCGIDN